From the Cryptomeria japonica chromosome 2, Sugi_1.0, whole genome shotgun sequence genome, one window contains:
- the LOC131065234 gene encoding phytosulfokine receptor 2 — translation MLLPVSPNWKLKSSNPRALLWLVWWCALLSLSYQQEGNIKSGLQSDMEALMNLSNHIVVSSKLNWNPNINCCVWEGVGCKDDRVTRLWLPGRGLKGSLTSSLGSLDQLKELNFSSNMLDGVIPDELFSLQTLQVLDLSFNNLSGPLPAPKGLGLIQSFNVSSNFFANKLPQFGPAPYLIAFNVSNNSFSGPIPIEICNYSNSIRILDFSLNGFEGHLDKGLGECTAIEELYLGFNSLFGFLPDDLYTMISLRKLSAPSNRFAGSLISDIEYLTNLTVLSLYCNNFTGNLPKELGRLENLEQLILYSNHLGGLLPFSLSSCKKLQVLNLRNNSLQGDITLNFTSFPELISLDLSSNQFSGQVPPTLSSCTKMKSLSLAKNQLQGQIPNSMASLVSLHIFSISNNTLTNITRALQVFQDLKNLSTLILTKNFLGESIPQDVKGFKQLQILALGNCALSGQIPTWLQNCSNLQVLDLSWNRLNGNIPPWIGNFQYLFYLDIANNSLSGVIPKEFTNLRSLISPQNTTHLDESSFDFPLFVKHYQNASGLQYNYLSNFPPSLYLSNNKLSGTIWPDFGNLKLLHIFELRSNNLTGTIPDQLSSMTNLEALDLSENSLTGRIPTSLQELTFLARFNVANNHLEGVIPSGRQFTTFPKSSFEGNLGLCGLPLTPCGSTAGKPVNGEAPLNRGKRLSRSTILGIAVSVGVGIAILLTALLWGLSRREIETQTEEGERDCDISQRMSDVLASSLVIMFHNQDITTSLTVADLLKATNNFDQANIIGCGGFGLVYKATLADGTKVAIKRLSGDCGQMEREFKAEVEALSRAQHKNLVSLQGYCRYGNYRLLIYSYMENGSLDYWLHEKQDGGSVLDWPTRLKIAQGASRGLAYMHRICEPHIVHRDIKSSNILLDAQFEAYVADFGLSRLILPYDTHVTTELVGTLGYIPPEYGQAWVATLRGDMYSFGVVILELLTKRRPVEVCKAKKSTDLVAWVQEMRSEGKQEEVFDPLLRDKGFEDQMLQVLDVACMCTNQNPFKRPTIQEVVSWLENVGLDAQQVK, via the coding sequence ATGTTGCTACCTGTGTCCCCCAATTGGAAACTTAAATCTTCCAATCCTAGGGCGCTTCTTTGGCTTGTATGGTGGTGCGCTTTGTTGTCACTTTCCTATCAACAAGAGGGCAATATCAAGAGTGGCTTGCAAAGCGACATGGAAGCCTTGATGAACTTAAGCAACCACATAGTGGTGTCATCTAAATTGAATTGGAACCCAAACATTAATTGCTGTGTTTGGGAGGGTGTGGGGTGTAAAGATGACAGAGTGACAAGATTATGGTTACCAGGGAGAGGACTCAAGGGGTCCCTCACAAGCTCATTGGGTTCTCTGGACCAGCTCAAGGAGCTTAATTTTTCATCTAATATGTTGGACGGTGTTATTCCGGATGAGCTATTCTCTCTGCAAACTCTTCAAGTGCTGGATCTGAGCTTCAACAATCTTTCAGGCCCATTACCAGCTCCAAAAGGGCTAGGTTTAATCCAATCTTTCAATGTTTCTAGCAATTTCTTTGCAAACAAGCTTCCCCAATTTGGCCCTGCTCCATATCTGATTGCCTTCAATGTCAGTAATAATTCTTTTAGCGGCCCCATTCCAATTGAAATCTGCAATTATTCAAATTCAATCAGGATCCTTGATTTCTCGCTTAATGGGTTTGAGGGACACCTTGATAAGGGGCTTGGTGAGTGTACAGCAATTGAGGAATTGTATTTGGGTTTCAATAGCCTCTTTGGATTTCTTCCAGATGATTTGTATACCATGATATCTCTGCGAAAGCTTTCTGCGCCCTCCAACAGGTTTGCGGGAAGCTTGATTAGTGATATTGAGTACCTAACAAATCTTACTGTTTTGTCCCTTTATTGCAACAACTTCACAGGAAACCTTCCAAAGGAGCTTGGGAGGCTTGAGAATCTGGAGCAGCTTATCCTCTACAGTAACCATCTTGGCGGTTTGCTGCCATTTTCTTTATCTAGCTGTAAGAAATTGCAAGTCCTGAACCTGAGAAACAATTCTTTGCAGGGAGATATCACTCTAAATTTTACTAGCTTCCCTGAATTGATTTCTCTGGATTTGTCTAGCAACCAGTTTTCCGGTCAAGTTCCACCTACCTTATCAAGCTGCACAAAGATGAAGTCGTTAAGCCTGGCTAAAAACCAGCTCCAAGGTCAAATCCCTAATAGCATGGCATCTCTTGTATCTCTCCACATTTTTTCTATCTCAAACAATACCTTGACAAATATCACAAGAGCCCTACAAGTCTTTCAGGACTTGAAGAACCTCAGCACTTTGATTCTGACTAAAAACTTCCTTGGAGAGTCCATTCCACAAGATGTGAAAGGTTTCAAACAGCTTCAGATTCTTGCACTCGGAAATTGTGCACTTTCGGGACAGATTCCCACTTGGTTGCAGAATTGTTCAAATTTACAGGTGTTAGACCTCTCGTGGAATAGACTGAATGGAAACATTCCTCCGTGGATTGGCAATTTTCAGTATCTCTTTTACCTGGACATTGCAAACAATTCCCTGTCCGGAGTGATTCCTAAAGAATTTACAAATTTGCGTAGTCTCATATCTCCGCAAAATACCACTCATCTTGACGAGTCTTCCTTTGATTTCCCGCTCTTTGTTAAGCATTATCAAAATGCATCAGGACTGCAGTACAATTACTTGTCCAACTTTCCACCCTCCTTGTACTTAAGCAACAACAAGTTGAGTGGAACAATATGGCCAGACTTTGGGAACTTAAAACTGCTCCACATTTTCGAACTGAGGAGTAACAATTTGACAGGGACCATTCCAGATCAGCTCTCGAGTATGACAAACCTTGAAGCCTTAGACCTGTCAGAAAATAGTCTGACTGGAAGAATACCCACAAGTCTTCAGGAACTCACATTTTTGGCAAGATTCAATGTGGCCAACAATCATTTGGAAGGCGTCATTCCTTCAGGACGGCAGTTCACTACTTTTCCGAAATCTAGTTTTGAAGGCAACCTTGGTCTCTGCGGTCTGCCCTTGACTCCCTGTGGAAGTACTGCTGGGAAACCAGTTAATGGAGAAGCGCCTTTAAACAGAGGCAAGAGATTGAGCAGAAGCACTATCTTGGGCATAGCTGTAAGTGTTGGAGTTGGTATTGCTATTCTACTGACTGCATTGCTATGGGGTCTATCAAGAAGAGAGATTGAAACCCAGACAGAGGAAGGTGAAAGAGATTGTGACATATCTCAAAGGATGTCTGATGTTTTAGCATCTTCCCTGGTGATTATGTTTCACAATCAAGACATCACCACCAGCCTCACTGTTGCTGATCTCCTGAAAGCTACAAACAATTTTGATCAGGCCAACATCATTGGATGTGGAGGGTTTGGTTTAGTATATAAAGCCACCCTTGCAGATGGCACCAAAGTAGCAATCAAGAGACTGTCAGGAGATTGTGGTCAGATGGAGCGTGAATTCAAGGCAGAAGTAGAAGCCTTGTCAAGAGCCCAACATAAGAATCTTGTATCTTTGCAAGGATATTGCAGATATGGGAACTACAGGTTGCTTATATACTCCTACATGGAAAATGGGAGTTTGGATTATTGGCTGCATGAAAAGCAAGATGGAGGCTCAGTTCTGGATTGGCCTACTCGACTCAAGATAGCTCAAGGAGCAAGCAGGGGATTAGCCTACATGCATAGAATTTGTGAACCACACATTGTACATAGAGATATTAAATCCAGTAACATTCTCTTAGATGCTCAATTTGAAGCTTATGTTGCAGACTTCGGTCTCTCAAGGTTGATTTTGCCCTATGACACACATGTGACTACAGAGTTAGTGGGCACTTTGGGATATATTCCCCCCGAGTATGGACAAGCATGGGTAGCTACTCTCAGGGGCGATATGTATAGTTTTGGAGTTGTTATTTTGGAACTGCTCACTAAAAGGAGGCCAGTGGAAGTGTGCAAAGCTAAGAAAAGCACAGACTTAGTGGCATGGGTGCAGGAAATGAGGTCTGAAGGGAAGCAAGAGGAGGTCTTTGATCCTCTACTCCGAGACAAGGGCTTTGAGGATCAAATGTTGCAGGTACTTGATGTTGCTTGCATGTGTACAAATCAAAACCCATTTAAACGACCAACCATTCAAGAAGTAGTTTCATGGCTTGAAAATGTTGGACTGGATGCCCAACAGGTCAAGTAA